One window from the genome of Oscillospiraceae bacterium encodes:
- a CDS encoding GyrI-like domain-containing protein, with protein ESFSRAFTRFHGITPTDARHGGNVKSFSRLSVKLILSGGNTMDYRIEEKPAFTIICKKKQVNKPQGDTATVDISAFWGECTQNGTIDALCKYAKFDTMKGILGICFSGEMADSGFPYGIGAEYNRVPVKDAGFDIIEIPAYTYAVFQCKGKMPDAFKDTYQKICTEFFPQSNYEYGNGLELEVYPSADVQSPDFSCEIWIAVNKKK; from the coding sequence CCGAGAGTTTTTCCCGCGCGTTTACGCGGTTCCACGGGATTACCCCCACCGACGCAAGACACGGCGGAAACGTCAAATCTTTTTCGCGGCTTTCCGTAAAATTGATTTTATCGGGAGGCAACACCATGGATTACAGAATCGAAGAAAAACCGGCATTTACAATCATCTGTAAAAAGAAACAAGTCAACAAACCGCAGGGCGATACCGCCACAGTCGATATTTCGGCATTTTGGGGCGAATGCACTCAGAACGGCACCATCGACGCGCTTTGCAAGTATGCAAAATTCGATACTATGAAGGGTATCCTCGGCATCTGTTTTTCCGGAGAAATGGCGGATTCCGGCTTTCCCTATGGCATCGGCGCGGAATATAACCGCGTTCCCGTAAAAGACGCAGGTTTTGATATCATCGAAATCCCGGCATATACCTATGCGGTATTTCAGTGCAAAGGCAAAATGCCCGACGCTTTCAAAGACACCTATCAAAAAATCTGCACCGAGTTCTTCCCGCAGAGCAATTATGAATACGGCAACGGTTTGGAATTAGAGGTCTATCCGTCAGCCGATGTGCAAAGCCCGGATTTCTCCTGTGAAATCTGGATCGCAGTGAACAAAAAGAAATAG